The Amycolatopsis mongoliensis genome includes a window with the following:
- a CDS encoding nicotinate phosphoribosyltransferase, with translation MTGPAGGLHTDLYEIRMAASYLRRGMTGPATFSLFVRRLPPGRGFLVTAGLAECLEFLEGFGFGEADLAYLRDEVGLTPPDLAALGRLRFTGDVHAIPEGRVAGPGEPLLEVTAPLPQAQLVETALLNFTTYACAIATKAVRCRIAAPGADLVDFAARRTHGPDAAFATARATAVAGFAGTSHVASARRFGLRPVGTMAHSYVLAFPSEHAAFRAFAEDFPESPVFLVDTYDTVSGVRTAIEVARELRLPDSRVGIRLDSGDLGALAVAARGLLDRAGLPRARIMASGGLDEFALARLTAAGAPIDAFGIGTRVGVSADAPFLDSAYKLVEYDGAPVLKLSTGKVSSPGAKQVFRGAPGVPDVIGLRGEPCPAGGEPLLVPVMRAGRRVGGDGVGEARARLAADVRWLPDAVSRLHDPEQLEVRPSAAVRELTEQLVRRYRAAAAPA, from the coding sequence GTGACCGGGCCGGCCGGCGGCCTGCACACCGATCTCTACGAGATCCGCATGGCCGCGAGCTACCTCCGCCGGGGGATGACGGGCCCCGCGACGTTCAGTCTCTTCGTGCGCCGCCTCCCGCCCGGCCGGGGTTTCCTCGTGACCGCCGGGCTCGCGGAGTGCCTGGAGTTCCTCGAAGGATTCGGCTTCGGCGAAGCGGACCTGGCGTACCTGCGGGACGAGGTGGGTCTCACCCCGCCGGACCTCGCTGCGCTGGGCCGGCTCCGGTTCACCGGTGACGTCCACGCGATACCGGAGGGGCGGGTGGCCGGCCCGGGGGAGCCACTGCTGGAGGTCACCGCGCCGCTGCCGCAGGCGCAACTGGTCGAGACCGCGCTGCTGAACTTCACGACCTACGCGTGCGCGATCGCCACGAAGGCCGTGCGCTGCCGGATCGCCGCGCCCGGCGCGGACCTCGTCGACTTCGCGGCGCGCCGGACGCACGGTCCGGACGCCGCGTTCGCGACAGCGCGCGCGACCGCCGTGGCGGGCTTCGCGGGCACCAGCCACGTGGCCTCCGCGCGGCGGTTCGGGCTCCGGCCCGTCGGGACGATGGCGCACTCCTACGTCCTGGCCTTCCCGTCCGAGCACGCGGCGTTCCGGGCCTTCGCGGAAGATTTCCCCGAATCGCCGGTCTTCCTCGTCGACACCTACGACACCGTCTCCGGGGTGCGGACCGCCATCGAGGTCGCCCGGGAGTTGCGGCTGCCCGACTCGAGGGTAGGGATCCGGCTGGATTCCGGCGATCTCGGGGCGCTGGCGGTCGCCGCGCGCGGCCTGCTGGACCGGGCGGGCTTGCCTCGGGCGCGGATCATGGCCAGCGGCGGACTCGACGAGTTCGCGCTGGCCCGGCTGACCGCGGCGGGCGCGCCGATCGATGCGTTCGGGATCGGCACCAGGGTCGGGGTCTCCGCCGACGCGCCGTTCCTGGACAGTGCGTACAAGCTCGTCGAGTACGACGGCGCGCCGGTCCTCAAGCTGTCCACGGGCAAGGTGTCCTCGCCGGGCGCGAAGCAGGTTTTCCGCGGGGCGCCAGGGGTTCCGGACGTGATCGGGTTGCGCGGAGAGCCGTGCCCGGCGGGCGGCGAGCCGCTGCTCGTGCCGGTGATGCGAGCGGGACGCCGGGTCGGCGGTGACGGGGTGGGCGAGGCACGGGCACGGCTGGCCGCGGACGTCCGGTGGCTGCCCGATGCGGTTTCCCGGCTGCACGATCCCGAGCAGCTCGAGGTCCGGCCGTCCGCGGCCGTGCGCGAGCTGACCGAGCAGCTCGTCCGCCGGTACCGCGCAGCGGCGGCTCCGGCCTGA
- a CDS encoding cation-translocating P-type ATPase has protein sequence MAHAQTTGRATGLTAGEAALRLRRDGPNTLPAPHRRNPLLVLAGQMLHFFALMLWVAAGLALLAGMPALAIAIAVVVVLNGAFSFAQEYRADRAAERLRDLLPVRATVRRDGKALVVDAVELVAGDLVLLEAGDRVCADATLVESGRLSVDESMLTGESKPVRPGEGKPVYAGTYVTEGHGAAVITATGARTRLAGISEITAGAVRPRSPLAAQLHRVVRVVAMIAVAVGVVFFLAALGLGRTSTESLLFAIGVTVALVPEGLLPTVTLSLARAAQKMAGRHALVRRLESVETLGATTFICTDKTGTLTRNEMSVVHVWTPAGSVDVAGEGYRPAGELTGPAEAVAAATALADSAARCSPDAHAMERAGTWHPVGDPMEVALHVLAARAHVPAPPAPVARYPFDPHRRRSSLVDADGLHVTGAPDTVLPLCPGQNGEAAAAVTTMSERGLRVLAVARRRGVRAASGDEVAEQELELLGLVGLQDPPRPDVGAAIASCRQAGIKLAMVTGDHPGTAAAIAAEVGLLGEHRLVVEGRNLPAGDDELGELLDHDGVVVARVAPEEKLRIARVLQERGHVVAMTGDGVNDGPALRTADIGVAMGASGSDVAREAADLVLLDDHFGTIVGAIELGRATFANIRRFLTYHLTDNVAELTPFVVWALSGGQIPLAITVLQVLALDIGTDLLPALALGAEPPNRRTMSGPAHGGNLIDGRVVRRAFGVLGPAEALASMVAFVAVLLAGGWQFGTVPGGPLLAIASGTAFSSIVLGQLANAFACRSESRWVGRIGWRGNPLLAYAVLFEVAMLAVFLLLPPLPSLLGGTLPGWSGWAWALLAVPVVWLADTVHKVLRARLARRAR, from the coding sequence GTGGCGCACGCACAGACGACGGGCCGGGCGACCGGCCTGACGGCGGGGGAAGCCGCGCTGAGGTTGCGCCGCGACGGGCCGAACACGTTGCCCGCTCCGCACCGGCGGAACCCGCTGCTGGTGCTGGCGGGGCAGATGCTGCACTTCTTCGCCCTCATGCTGTGGGTCGCGGCCGGCCTGGCGCTGCTCGCGGGCATGCCCGCGCTGGCGATCGCGATCGCCGTCGTCGTGGTCCTGAACGGCGCGTTTTCCTTCGCCCAGGAGTACCGCGCCGACCGGGCCGCCGAGCGGTTGCGGGACCTGCTGCCCGTCCGGGCCACCGTGCGCCGCGACGGCAAGGCCCTCGTCGTCGACGCCGTCGAGCTGGTGGCCGGTGACCTGGTGCTGCTCGAGGCGGGCGACCGGGTGTGCGCCGACGCCACCCTCGTGGAAAGCGGGCGCCTGTCGGTCGACGAGTCGATGCTCACCGGGGAGAGCAAGCCGGTCCGGCCGGGCGAGGGCAAGCCCGTGTACGCGGGCACCTACGTGACCGAAGGCCACGGTGCCGCGGTCATCACGGCGACCGGAGCCCGCACCCGGCTCGCGGGGATCTCCGAGATCACCGCCGGCGCGGTCCGCCCGCGCAGCCCGCTCGCCGCGCAGCTGCACCGCGTCGTGCGGGTCGTGGCGATGATCGCGGTCGCCGTCGGCGTGGTGTTCTTCCTCGCCGCGCTCGGCCTCGGGCGGACGAGTACCGAAAGCCTGCTGTTCGCGATCGGTGTCACCGTGGCCCTGGTCCCCGAGGGCCTGCTGCCGACCGTGACGTTGTCCCTGGCCCGCGCCGCCCAGAAGATGGCGGGCCGGCACGCGCTCGTCCGCCGGCTGGAGTCGGTGGAAACGCTGGGCGCGACCACCTTCATCTGCACCGACAAGACCGGCACGCTGACCCGCAACGAAATGTCCGTCGTGCATGTGTGGACCCCGGCCGGCTCCGTCGACGTGGCCGGCGAGGGGTACCGGCCCGCCGGCGAGCTGACCGGCCCCGCCGAAGCCGTGGCGGCCGCCACCGCGCTCGCCGACAGCGCGGCACGGTGCTCGCCGGACGCGCACGCGATGGAGCGGGCCGGGACGTGGCACCCGGTCGGCGACCCGATGGAGGTCGCGCTGCACGTGCTCGCCGCGCGGGCGCACGTCCCGGCGCCGCCCGCGCCGGTCGCCCGGTACCCGTTCGACCCGCACCGCCGGCGCTCGTCCCTGGTCGACGCCGACGGCCTGCACGTCACCGGCGCGCCGGACACGGTCCTGCCCTTGTGCCCCGGCCAGAACGGTGAAGCCGCCGCGGCCGTCACGACGATGAGCGAACGCGGCCTCCGGGTCCTCGCGGTGGCGCGCCGGCGTGGCGTGCGGGCGGCGAGCGGCGACGAGGTGGCGGAGCAGGAGCTGGAACTGCTCGGCCTGGTCGGGCTCCAGGATCCGCCGCGGCCGGACGTCGGCGCGGCCATCGCGTCCTGCCGGCAGGCCGGCATCAAGCTGGCCATGGTCACCGGGGACCACCCGGGCACGGCCGCCGCGATCGCCGCCGAGGTCGGCCTGCTCGGCGAACACCGCCTCGTCGTCGAAGGCAGGAACCTGCCGGCCGGCGACGACGAGCTGGGTGAGCTCCTCGACCACGACGGGGTCGTCGTGGCCCGCGTCGCCCCGGAGGAGAAGCTGCGGATCGCCCGGGTGCTGCAGGAGCGCGGGCACGTCGTGGCGATGACCGGGGACGGGGTGAACGACGGCCCGGCGCTGCGGACGGCCGACATCGGGGTCGCGATGGGGGCCTCGGGCAGCGACGTCGCCCGCGAGGCCGCCGACCTGGTGCTGCTGGACGACCACTTCGGCACGATCGTGGGAGCGATCGAGCTCGGGCGCGCGACCTTCGCCAACATCCGCCGGTTCCTCACCTACCACCTGACCGACAACGTCGCCGAGCTCACGCCGTTCGTGGTGTGGGCGCTCTCGGGCGGGCAGATCCCGCTGGCGATCACCGTCCTGCAGGTGCTCGCCCTCGACATCGGCACGGACCTGCTGCCCGCGCTGGCACTGGGTGCCGAGCCGCCCAACCGCCGGACGATGTCGGGCCCCGCGCACGGGGGCAACCTGATCGACGGCCGGGTGGTGCGCCGGGCGTTCGGCGTCCTGGGCCCGGCGGAGGCCCTGGCCTCGATGGTGGCTTTCGTGGCGGTCCTGCTCGCGGGCGGCTGGCAGTTCGGGACCGTGCCCGGCGGGCCGTTGCTCGCGATCGCTTCCGGCACGGCGTTCTCCTCGATCGTGCTCGGCCAGCTCGCCAACGCCTTCGCGTGCCGCAGCGAATCCCGCTGGGTCGGGCGGATCGGCTGGCGCGGCAACCCGCTGCTCGCCTACGCGGTCCTGTTCGAAGTGGCGATGCTGGCGGTGTTCCTGCTGCTGCCGCCGCTGCCGTCGCTGCTCGGCGGCACGCTGCCGGGGTGGTCCGGGTGGGCCTGGGCGCTGCTCGCGGTGCCGGTGGTGTGGCTCGCGGACACCGTCCACAAAGTACTGCGCGCCCGGCTCGCCCGCCGGGCACGGTGA
- a CDS encoding V-type ATPase 116kDa subunit family protein produces the protein MPLPESVQPTRMQRIALVAPADALRETLVSVAAAGVVDLDRPDRPEVAAGGPVCVPVLAATRPDPAELDRAGRADLLAGEAELDEVASSAIRRGSAAALAGWCPVPAVPALAARLAEAGTAVVPMPPPRGIDPPTVLRPGGTVRRSFRPLISTYGTVPYPDVDPTLLAGVAYVLMFGMMFGDAGHGLLLIVVGALLWAGRPRMLARWRAAWPFVAGAGAASAGFGLLYGEFFGPTGVVPVLWLAPLDDPVRLLVAGVGVGAVLLAAAYAVAIVNRWREGGPQLALYASSGIAGAAVFLGLGGVSAGIFLGSLTVLVAGCVIGAAGLVLAGIGFKVGAGGGGAGVAQSAVELFDVIVRIGTNLISFARLAAFGLVHAALGSLVWDGTAGLWRPGGFLAVLAVVVFLLGNALSFALESLIAAIQALRLAFYELFSRIFETQGRPYRPWSFRVEATDPPTPLESP, from the coding sequence ATGCCCTTGCCTGAAAGCGTCCAGCCGACGCGGATGCAGCGGATCGCCCTCGTCGCCCCGGCCGACGCGCTGCGCGAAACCCTGGTCTCCGTCGCCGCGGCCGGCGTCGTCGATCTCGACCGGCCCGACCGGCCCGAGGTGGCCGCCGGCGGCCCGGTGTGCGTCCCGGTGCTGGCGGCGACCCGGCCCGACCCGGCCGAGCTCGACCGGGCCGGGCGCGCCGATCTGCTGGCCGGTGAGGCGGAACTCGACGAGGTGGCCTCGTCGGCGATCCGGCGCGGCTCGGCGGCGGCACTCGCCGGCTGGTGCCCGGTCCCGGCCGTCCCGGCGCTGGCCGCCCGCCTGGCCGAAGCCGGGACAGCGGTCGTGCCCATGCCCCCGCCGCGCGGCATCGACCCGCCCACCGTCCTGCGCCCGGGTGGCACGGTCCGGCGCTCGTTCCGGCCGCTGATCAGCACCTACGGCACGGTCCCCTATCCCGACGTGGACCCGACCCTGCTCGCCGGCGTCGCCTACGTGCTGATGTTCGGGATGATGTTCGGCGACGCCGGGCACGGCCTCCTGCTGATCGTGGTGGGGGCCCTCCTGTGGGCCGGCCGGCCCCGGATGCTCGCCCGCTGGCGCGCGGCGTGGCCGTTCGTGGCCGGCGCGGGCGCGGCCAGCGCCGGGTTCGGCCTGCTGTACGGCGAGTTCTTCGGCCCCACCGGGGTGGTGCCGGTGCTCTGGCTGGCGCCCCTGGACGATCCGGTCCGGCTGCTGGTGGCCGGGGTCGGCGTGGGCGCGGTGCTGCTCGCCGCGGCCTACGCGGTGGCGATCGTCAACCGGTGGCGCGAAGGCGGTCCGCAGCTGGCGCTGTACGCGTCCTCCGGCATCGCGGGCGCGGCCGTGTTCCTGGGCCTCGGCGGGGTGTCCGCCGGGATCTTCCTCGGCTCGCTCACGGTGCTCGTCGCCGGCTGCGTGATCGGCGCGGCCGGCCTGGTCCTGGCCGGGATCGGCTTCAAGGTCGGCGCGGGTGGCGGCGGTGCGGGCGTGGCCCAGTCCGCGGTCGAGCTGTTCGACGTGATCGTCCGCATCGGCACCAACCTGATCTCCTTCGCCCGGCTCGCGGCCTTCGGTCTCGTGCACGCCGCGCTGGGTTCGCTGGTGTGGGACGGCACCGCCGGGCTGTGGCGGCCCGGCGGCTTCCTCGCCGTCCTGGCGGTCGTGGTCTTCCTGCTCGGCAACGCGCTGTCGTTCGCGCTGGAGTCGCTCATCGCGGCCATCCAAGCCCTCCGGCTGGCCTTCTACGAGCTGTTCTCGCGGATCTTCGAAACCCAGGGCCGTCCTTATCGCCCGTGGAGCTTCCGCGTCGAAGCCACCGACCCGCCCACTCCCCTGGAGTCGCCATGA
- a CDS encoding ATP synthase subunit C, whose translation MTAWIAGLPVFAAVCAGALLLMRRKGRAALGVFLGVNAALLIGAVVVLLIAWGGAPAGADTVDVAQAAVPAANWAALLGAAISVAGSSIGAAIAVAYTGAAALAALSERPELFGRAMVIVGLAEGIAIYGLIVAVILIGKA comes from the coding sequence ATGACCGCCTGGATCGCCGGACTTCCCGTCTTCGCCGCCGTCTGCGCGGGCGCGCTCCTGCTGATGCGGCGCAAGGGCCGCGCCGCGCTCGGGGTCTTCCTCGGCGTCAACGCGGCGCTGCTGATCGGCGCCGTGGTCGTCCTGCTGATCGCGTGGGGCGGCGCCCCCGCCGGCGCCGACACCGTCGACGTCGCCCAGGCCGCGGTGCCGGCGGCGAACTGGGCGGCACTGCTCGGGGCCGCCATCTCGGTCGCGGGTTCCTCCATCGGCGCGGCCATCGCCGTCGCCTACACCGGCGCGGCGGCACTGGCGGCGCTCAGCGAACGTCCCGAGCTGTTCGGCCGCGCGATGGTCATCGTCGGGCTCGCCGAGGGCATTGCGATCTACGGGCTGATCGTCGCGGTGATCCTGATCGGGAAGGCCTGA
- a CDS encoding V-type ATP synthase subunit A: protein MDPVKPGRVTRVAGPLVEVEDVGPVAVHELVALGPAGTPGEVMAIRDGLVSLQAYEYTGGLGVGAAAVASGKPLSVRLGPGLLGRVHDGLLRPLSDAPTFLVPGVTGEHPGERWHFQPAVRAGDHAGEGTTLGVVRDAGALEHRVLVPPGGGGVVTAVADGECGPATVVAVVGGTEIGLFTDWPVREPRPHRARLEDVTALDTGQRVLDLLYPVAKGSTAAVPGGFGTGKTMLLQQLAKWCDADVIVYTGCGERGNEMAEIVAELFELADPRTGGRLADRTVVIANTSNMPMMAREASVYTAVAVAEYYRDMGYHAVVIADSTSRWAEALREFASRTGTLPAEEGYPADLASALAAFYERACAVETLGGAEGSVTIIGAVSPPGGDLTEPVTAQTERFVRCRWTLDRDLAYARHYPAVSWSGSFSRDVAAVGVQHVRDGDPDWPSRRARVEGLLAEADRLSALAELVGAAAMSGPERATLLAGRLLREALLQQNAFSGADASSPPGKTRALAEAVLAVIDRCRELVGAGADVAAVEEFDFSALVRVREEAGPDDHDTVTRCRDAVLAGLEGLRP, encoded by the coding sequence GTGGACCCCGTGAAACCAGGACGCGTCACCCGGGTCGCGGGACCGCTCGTCGAGGTCGAGGACGTCGGGCCCGTGGCGGTCCACGAGCTCGTGGCACTCGGCCCGGCGGGCACGCCGGGCGAGGTGATGGCGATCCGCGACGGCCTGGTCAGCCTGCAGGCCTACGAGTACACCGGCGGCCTCGGCGTCGGTGCCGCGGCCGTGGCGTCGGGGAAACCGCTCTCCGTTCGGCTCGGCCCGGGCCTGCTCGGCCGGGTCCACGACGGCCTGCTGCGCCCGCTTTCGGACGCCCCCACGTTCCTCGTCCCGGGCGTCACGGGCGAGCACCCCGGCGAGCGGTGGCACTTCCAACCCGCGGTGCGCGCCGGGGACCACGCCGGGGAAGGCACGACGCTCGGCGTGGTCCGGGATGCCGGGGCACTGGAGCACCGGGTGCTCGTGCCGCCGGGCGGCGGCGGTGTGGTGACCGCCGTGGCGGACGGCGAATGCGGGCCGGCCACGGTGGTCGCCGTGGTCGGCGGCACCGAGATCGGCCTCTTCACGGACTGGCCCGTGCGCGAGCCACGGCCGCACCGGGCCCGGCTCGAGGACGTGACGGCCCTCGACACCGGGCAGCGGGTGCTGGACCTGCTGTACCCGGTCGCCAAGGGCAGCACCGCGGCGGTGCCCGGCGGGTTCGGCACGGGCAAGACGATGCTGCTGCAGCAGCTCGCGAAGTGGTGCGACGCGGACGTGATCGTCTACACCGGCTGCGGCGAGCGCGGCAACGAAATGGCCGAAATCGTCGCGGAGCTCTTCGAGCTGGCCGATCCGCGGACCGGCGGCCGGCTCGCCGACCGCACCGTCGTCATCGCGAACACCTCGAACATGCCGATGATGGCCCGCGAAGCCAGCGTCTACACGGCCGTCGCGGTCGCCGAGTACTACCGCGACATGGGTTACCACGCGGTCGTCATCGCCGATTCCACTTCGCGCTGGGCGGAAGCGCTGCGCGAGTTCGCTTCGCGCACGGGGACCCTGCCCGCCGAGGAGGGGTACCCGGCCGATCTCGCCTCGGCGCTGGCCGCGTTCTACGAACGGGCGTGCGCCGTGGAGACGCTCGGCGGCGCCGAGGGCTCGGTGACCATCATCGGTGCGGTCTCCCCGCCCGGCGGGGACCTGACCGAACCCGTCACCGCCCAGACCGAGCGCTTCGTCCGGTGCCGCTGGACCCTCGACCGCGACCTGGCCTACGCCCGGCACTACCCGGCCGTGTCCTGGTCGGGATCGTTCTCGCGGGACGTCGCCGCCGTCGGCGTCCAGCACGTGCGCGACGGCGACCCGGACTGGCCGTCGCGACGGGCCAGGGTCGAAGGCCTGCTCGCCGAAGCGGACCGCCTGTCCGCGCTCGCGGAACTGGTCGGCGCCGCCGCCATGTCCGGGCCCGAACGGGCGACGCTGCTCGCCGGAAGGCTGCTGCGGGAAGCCCTCCTGCAGCAGAACGCCTTCTCCGGTGCCGACGCCTCGTCGCCGCCGGGGAAGACCCGCGCGCTCGCCGAAGCCGTTCTGGCGGTGATCGACCGGTGCCGCGAGCTGGTCGGCGCGGGCGCGGACGTCGCCGCGGTGGAGGAGTTCGACTTCTCCGCGCTCGTCCGGGTGCGGGAGGAAGCCGGGCCGGACGACCACGACACCGTCACCCGGTGCCGGGACGCCGTGCTGGCCGGTCTGGAAGGACTGCGGCCGTGA
- a CDS encoding V-type ATP synthase subunit B: MNHDVRVEFTGIRELRGPLIVVGGVSGVGWDEFVTIRLATGERRHGLVLEVDRDLAVVEVLEGTAGMTAEGTGVEFLGEPLSIPVGPGWLGRVCSGRGVPLDGGPPVLGAVTAPVAGAPLNPVRREPPAEPVLTGVSVIDALSTLVRGQKLPLFALPGLPQLELATQIAAQSTAGGDPFSVVFAGIGLTHTDAAFAADALEERSAAGELVLLLNTADDPVIERILTPRLALTIAEALAFTEGRHVLVVMTDMTSYAEALREVSAARGEIPARRSYPGYLYSDLASLYERCGRIKGRPGSVTVLPVLTMPGGDITHPVPDLTGYITEGQMVFSAELHARGLYPPIDPLQSLSRLMRTGAGPGRTRADHLDVAAQLLAALARARQIRELSELIGVTALSDTDRSYLRFEQAFRADLLNQRPDESRELKDTLERAWQVLLHLPRRELVMLPAALLEDR; encoded by the coding sequence GTGAACCACGACGTGCGAGTGGAGTTCACCGGCATCCGCGAACTGCGCGGGCCGCTGATCGTCGTCGGCGGCGTCAGCGGCGTCGGCTGGGACGAGTTCGTCACGATCCGGCTGGCGACCGGCGAACGACGCCACGGGCTCGTCCTCGAGGTGGACCGCGACCTCGCCGTCGTGGAGGTGCTGGAGGGCACCGCGGGCATGACCGCCGAGGGCACCGGCGTCGAATTCCTGGGCGAGCCGCTGAGCATCCCGGTCGGCCCCGGGTGGCTCGGCCGGGTCTGCAGCGGCCGGGGCGTCCCGCTGGACGGCGGGCCGCCGGTGCTGGGCGCGGTGACCGCACCGGTGGCGGGCGCCCCGCTGAACCCCGTCCGGCGTGAGCCGCCCGCCGAGCCGGTGCTGACCGGGGTGTCGGTGATCGACGCGCTCAGCACGCTGGTGCGGGGCCAGAAGCTGCCGTTGTTCGCCCTGCCGGGACTGCCGCAGCTGGAGCTGGCCACCCAGATCGCCGCGCAGTCGACCGCGGGCGGGGACCCCTTCTCCGTCGTGTTCGCCGGGATCGGCCTCACCCACACCGACGCCGCTTTCGCCGCCGACGCCCTCGAGGAGCGCTCCGCGGCGGGCGAGCTGGTGCTGCTGCTCAACACGGCGGACGACCCGGTGATCGAGCGCATCCTCACCCCGCGCCTCGCGCTGACCATCGCCGAAGCGCTGGCGTTCACCGAGGGCAGGCACGTGCTCGTCGTCATGACCGACATGACCAGCTACGCCGAAGCGTTGCGTGAGGTTTCCGCCGCGCGGGGCGAGATCCCGGCCCGCCGGTCGTACCCGGGCTACCTCTACAGCGACCTGGCGTCGCTGTACGAACGCTGCGGGCGGATCAAGGGGCGCCCCGGTTCCGTGACCGTGCTGCCGGTGCTCACCATGCCGGGCGGCGACATCACCCACCCCGTCCCCGACCTCACCGGCTACATCACCGAGGGGCAGATGGTGTTCTCGGCCGAGCTGCACGCGCGCGGGCTCTACCCGCCGATCGATCCGCTGCAGTCGCTGTCGCGCCTCATGCGCACCGGTGCGGGGCCCGGCCGCACCCGTGCCGACCACCTCGACGTCGCCGCGCAGCTGCTGGCCGCGCTGGCCAGGGCGCGGCAGATCCGCGAGCTGTCCGAGCTGATCGGCGTGACGGCGCTCAGCGACACCGATCGCAGCTACCTCCGGTTCGAGCAGGCGTTCCGGGCGGACCTGCTGAACCAGCGGCCCGACGAGTCCAGGGAACTCAAGGACACCCTGGAACGCGCGTGGCAGGTCCTGCTCCACCTGCCGCGCCGTGAGCTGGTCATGCTCCCGGCCGCCCTGCTGGAGGACCGGTGA
- a CDS encoding V-type ATP synthase subunit D codes for MTNLRVPPGRAGRLWLRHRLATAERGAELLEQKSRALREHQARLAERARAAREEWEERAGEAREWLLREALAGGQRELRLAEPAEPVEVTFTWTTVMGVRYPADAAVTGTPMGPPSTAGSTAVVRTGRAFRAALEAGARHAAAVRAQRTVDAEIAATTQRIRSLRRHWIPRLTAALRHAELELEEQERAEGIRHRWAAAHQTRPSAERS; via the coding sequence GTGACGAACCTGAGGGTGCCGCCCGGCCGGGCCGGGCGGCTCTGGCTCCGCCACCGCCTCGCCACCGCCGAGCGCGGCGCCGAACTGCTGGAGCAGAAGTCACGCGCGCTGCGCGAGCACCAGGCCCGGCTGGCCGAGCGGGCCCGGGCGGCCCGCGAAGAATGGGAAGAACGCGCCGGCGAGGCTCGGGAGTGGCTCCTGCGCGAGGCCCTGGCGGGCGGGCAGCGCGAACTCCGGCTCGCCGAACCGGCCGAACCCGTCGAAGTGACTTTCACCTGGACCACGGTGATGGGGGTGCGCTACCCCGCGGACGCCGCCGTCACCGGCACGCCGATGGGGCCGCCGAGCACGGCGGGCAGCACCGCGGTCGTCCGGACCGGCCGGGCGTTCCGCGCCGCCCTCGAAGCGGGCGCGCGGCACGCCGCCGCGGTCCGGGCCCAGCGCACGGTCGACGCCGAGATCGCGGCGACCACCCAGCGCATCCGCTCCCTGCGCCGCCACTGGATCCCGCGGCTGACGGCCGCCCTCCGGCACGCCGAACTGGAACTCGAAGAACAGGAACGGGCCGAGGGAATCCGGCACCGGTGGGCCGCCGCGCACCAAACCCGCCCGAGCGCCGAGCGATCGTGA
- a CDS encoding DUF4232 domain-containing protein, with translation MRKPGSDTLPAVLAAGVLLLVAACGSGGDTAAPSPTPVSTPTSAPASTTPSAPASTPPSRTTTSATAVPVKLCTTTALKISLGQGDSAAGHFYVPVVFTNTGGPCRITGYPGVSYYAGGDHHQVGDAAARDAGPTPVLVLQRGQAASAWVNQVNVDVYDAAECAPAPVTGLRVYPPGNTVPVLLPEPGARACTKHMPDQRPLSVRAVQGGTDNP, from the coding sequence GTGCGCAAGCCCGGATCCGACACGCTCCCGGCGGTCTTGGCCGCCGGTGTCCTCTTGCTGGTGGCGGCCTGCGGCTCGGGCGGCGACACCGCCGCCCCGAGTCCCACCCCGGTGTCCACCCCGACGTCGGCACCCGCGTCGACAACACCCTCGGCGCCCGCGTCGACGCCACCGTCGCGCACCACCACGTCGGCGACCGCGGTACCGGTCAAGCTGTGCACGACGACGGCCTTGAAGATCTCGCTGGGGCAGGGAGACAGCGCGGCCGGCCACTTCTACGTCCCCGTCGTCTTCACCAACACCGGCGGCCCCTGCCGGATCACCGGGTACCCGGGGGTTTCGTACTACGCCGGCGGCGACCACCACCAGGTGGGCGACGCCGCGGCCCGGGACGCGGGCCCCACCCCGGTCCTGGTGCTGCAGCGGGGACAGGCGGCCTCGGCGTGGGTCAACCAGGTGAACGTCGACGTCTACGACGCCGCCGAGTGCGCGCCGGCACCGGTGACCGGCCTGCGGGTGTACCCGCCGGGCAACACCGTTCCGGTGCTGCTGCCCGAGCCCGGCGCCCGTGCGTGCACCAAGCACATGCCGGACCAGCGGCCGCTGAGCGTCCGCGCGGTGCAGGGCGGCACCGACAACCCGTGA
- a CDS encoding adenosine-specific kinase, which produces MELTAVTIDKPEDLNVVLGQAHFIKTVEDLHEALAGTGPHLRFGLAFCEASGPRLVRCSGNDPELVELATKNAAAIGAGHAFVVFLREGYPVNVLNAIKQVPEVCGIFCATANPVDVLVATTALGRGIVGVVDGPVPLGTENEDDRAERRALLRRIGYKL; this is translated from the coding sequence GTGGAACTGACAGCGGTGACCATCGACAAGCCCGAGGACCTCAACGTCGTGCTCGGGCAGGCACATTTCATCAAGACCGTGGAGGACCTCCACGAGGCGCTCGCCGGGACCGGCCCGCACCTGCGCTTCGGGCTGGCGTTCTGCGAAGCCTCGGGTCCGCGGCTCGTCCGGTGCTCCGGCAACGACCCCGAACTGGTGGAGCTCGCCACGAAGAACGCCGCGGCCATCGGCGCGGGGCATGCGTTCGTCGTGTTCCTCCGCGAAGGTTATCCGGTCAACGTGCTGAACGCGATCAAGCAGGTCCCCGAGGTCTGCGGGATCTTCTGCGCCACGGCCAACCCCGTCGACGTGCTCGTGGCCACCACCGCACTCGGCCGCGGGATCGTGGGCGTCGTCGACGGTCCCGTCCCCCTCGGCACGGAGAACGAGGACGACCGGGCCGAGCGCCGGGCGCTCCTCCGCCGGATCGGCTACAAACTCTGA